In the genome of Sylvia atricapilla isolate bSylAtr1 unplaced genomic scaffold, bSylAtr1.pri scaffold_84_arrow_ctg1, whole genome shotgun sequence, one region contains:
- the LOC136375073 gene encoding olfactory receptor 14A16-like — protein sequence MSNSSSISHFLLLALADTRQLQLLHFCLFLGISLAALLGNGLVIAAVACSHHLHSPMFFFLLNLALSDLGSILTTVPKAMHNSLWDTRNISYAGCAAQLFLIVFFLGSELALLTIMCYDRYVSICKPLHYGTLLGSRACAHMAAAAWASAFLCALLHTANTFSLPLCHGNALGQFFCEIPHILKLSCSHSYFREVGFMTFSIFLGLCCFVFIVFSYVQIFRAVLRIPSEQGRHKAFSTCLPHLAVVSLFVSTIMFAHLKPPSISSPSLDLAVSVLYSVVPPALNPLIYSLRNQELKAAVGTLMTGWCQED from the coding sequence atgtccaacagcagctccatcagccacttcctcctgctggcactggcagacacgcggcagctgcagctcctgcacttctgcctcttcctgggcatctccctggctgccctcctgggcaacGGCCTCGTCATCGCTGCCGTCGCCTGCAgccaccacctgcacagccccatgttcttcttcctactcaacctggccctcagcgacctgggctccatcctcaccactgtccccaaagccatgcacaattccctctgggacaccaggaaCATCTCCtatgcaggatgtgctgcacagCTGTTTCTTATTGTCTTCTTCCTTGGATCAGAGCTTGCCCTCCTGACCATCATGTGCTATGACCGCTACGTGTCCATCTGCAAACCCCTGCACTACgggaccctcctgggcagcagagcttgtgcccacatggcagcagctgcctgggccagtgcctttctctgtgctctgctgcacacagccaatacattttccctacccctgtgccatggcaatGCCCTAGGccagttcttctgtgaaatcCCACACATCCTCAAGCTCTCCTGCTCACACTCCTACTTCAGGGAAGTTGGATTCATgacattttccatctttttaggattgtgttgttttgtgttcattgttttctcctatgTGCAGATCTTCAGGGCCGTGCTGAGgatcccctctgagcagggacggcacaaagccttttccacctgcctccctcacctggctgtggtCTCCCTGTTTGTCAGCACTATCATGTTTGCTCACCTGAAGCccccctccatctcctccccatccctggatctgGCAGTGTCAGTTCTGTACTCGgtggtgcctccagccctgaaccCCCTCATCTACAGCCTGAGGAACCAGGAGCTCAAGGCTGCAGTGGGGACATTGATGACTGGATGGTGTCAGGAAGATTAA